The following are encoded in a window of Magnolia sinica isolate HGM2019 chromosome 11, MsV1, whole genome shotgun sequence genomic DNA:
- the LOC131219288 gene encoding uncharacterized protein LOC131219288: MLIPLGCGQSCVNIGSEKYQKRPESSIATALLSVTLATLMCYPLDTEKADANEGIGDAHQAFDETGEEDEQGVEEDGEYEEDDGEGEDEVDYFR, from the exons ATGTTAATCCCACTTGGTTGTGGGCAGAGTTGTGTCAACATAGGATCTG AGAAGTATCAAAAGAGGCCTGAGTCATCTATTGCAACTGCTTTGTTATCTGTGACCCTTGCTACACTGATGTGCTATCCTTTGGACACTGAGAAGGCAGATGCAAATGAGGG AATTGGAGATGCCCATCAGGCGTTTGATGAAACCGGGGAAGAGGATGAGCAGGGAGTTGAAGAAGATGGAGAGTATGAAGAAGATGATGGTGAGGGTGAGGATGAG GTTGACTACTTTAGATGA